In Streptomyces sp. NBC_01231, the sequence GGCGGACGGCCGGGCGGTGGCCGCGGACGCGACGTACCAGCCGGGCATGTTCGTGTGGTTCCACCGGGAGCTGCGACCCGAGGTTCCGGTGCCGTTCCCGGTGCGGATCGTCCACCGGGACGAGCACATCGTCGTCGCCGACAAGCCGCACTTCCTGGCCACCACCCCGCGCGGCAGCCATGTCACCGAGAGCGCGCTCGCCCGGCTGCGCAGGGAGCTGGACATCCCCGCACTCGGCGCCGCGCACCGGCTGGACCGGCTCACCGCGGGGCTCGTGCTGTTCACCGTACGACCCGAGGAGCGGGGCGCCTACCAGTCGCTGTTCCGCGACCGGCTGGTGCGCAAGGAGTACGAAGCCGTCGCCCCGTACGCCCCCGAACTCGCCCTGCCCCACACCGTGCGCAGCCGGATCGTGAAGGAACGCGGGGTACTCGCCGCCTACGAGGTGCCCGGTGAGCCGAACGCGATCAGCCACGTCGCACTCGCCGAGCGGCCCGGCGACGGCACTGGCGCCGGTGGCGGAGGCAACGGCAGAGGCGGCGGCGAGCACGGGCTCGCCCGGTACCGGCTGGTCCCCGCCACCGGGCAGACCCATCAGTTGCG encodes:
- a CDS encoding pseudouridine synthase, with amino-acid sequence MRRKTRIPPSPLPQRDGVDPVRVRLPAEGPWATVREHLVERLAAEAGVVEGMFDTGRVVGADGRAVAADATYQPGMFVWFHRELRPEVPVPFPVRIVHRDEHIVVADKPHFLATTPRGSHVTESALARLRRELDIPALGAAHRLDRLTAGLVLFTVRPEERGAYQSLFRDRLVRKEYEAVAPYAPELALPHTVRSRIVKERGVLAAYEVPGEPNAISHVALAERPGDGTGAGGGGNGRGGGEHGLARYRLVPATGQTHQLRVHMNTLGVPILGDPLYPVVADPGPAGDFRRPLQLLARVLEFTDPVTGVEHRFRSGRALEAWRSYDGWAAGQ